From a region of the Pseudomonadales bacterium genome:
- the argF gene encoding ornithine carbamoyltransferase, whose product MPARHFLTLLDLSPAELESVIRRASAMKADPRGAGTGTIGNGRVMGMIFEKSSTRTRVSFESGMAQMGGHALFLSPRDTQLGRGEPLEDTARVLSSMVDIVMIRTFAHTIVERFAACSRVPVINGLTDDFHPCQLLADVQTFVEHRGSIRGRQVAWIGDGNNMCQSYINAARQFDFELRIACPEGYEPREDLLRANADRVSVVRDPLDAARGAHLLATDVWASMGQEAEQERRARAFAGYRLERRLLDVAAPDAIYLHCLPAHRGEEISAELMDASDTVIWDEAENRLHAQKALVEFLLNA is encoded by the coding sequence ATGCCGGCACGACACTTCCTGACGCTCCTCGACCTGAGTCCTGCGGAACTCGAGTCCGTGATCCGGCGTGCCAGTGCGATGAAGGCCGATCCGCGCGGTGCCGGCACCGGCACCATCGGCAATGGCCGTGTGATGGGCATGATCTTCGAGAAATCCTCGACCCGCACCCGCGTTTCCTTCGAGTCCGGCATGGCACAGATGGGAGGACACGCGCTGTTCCTGTCGCCACGCGACACCCAGCTCGGGCGTGGCGAGCCGCTCGAGGACACCGCGCGCGTGCTGTCGTCGATGGTCGACATCGTGATGATCCGCACCTTCGCGCACACCATCGTCGAGCGCTTTGCCGCCTGTTCGCGCGTACCGGTGATCAACGGGCTGACCGATGACTTCCACCCCTGCCAGCTGCTGGCCGACGTGCAGACCTTCGTCGAACACCGGGGCAGCATCCGTGGCCGGCAGGTGGCGTGGATCGGCGACGGCAACAACATGTGCCAGTCGTATATCAATGCCGCACGGCAGTTCGACTTCGAGTTGCGCATCGCCTGCCCGGAAGGATACGAGCCGCGCGAGGATCTGCTGCGTGCCAACGCCGATCGCGTCAGCGTGGTGCGCGACCCGCTCGATGCCGCGCGTGGTGCGCACCTGCTCGCCACCGACGTATGGGCCTCGATGGGACAGGAAGCAGAGCAGGAGCGACGCGCTCGCGCATTCGCTGGCTATCGGCTCGAGCGGCGGCTGCTGGACGTGGCGGCACCGGATGCGATCTACCTGCACTGCCTGCCGGCACACCGCGGCGAGGAAATCAGCGCCGAACTGATGGACGCCTCCGATACGGTGATCTGGGACGAGGCCGAGAACCGCCTGCACGCACAGAAGGCACTGGTCGAATTCCTGTTGAACGCGTGA
- a CDS encoding aspartate aminotransferase family protein, with product MPTYKRLDVEFTHGEGVWLYDTGARRYLDALAGIAVCGLGHAHPAVTRAIQAQAAQLLHTSNVYGITRQRELAERLAALSGMDNVFFGNSGAEANECAIKIARMYGHGRGVDRPSIVVMENSFHGRTLATLSATGSRKVQAGFEPLVSGFVRARYGDLDELQNIARNNTSIVAVLLEPIQGESGVRVAPAGYLEGVRELCDRNGWLMMLDEVQTGNGRTGRLFAFQHTPVVPDVLTTAKGLGNGVPIGACLAHGAAAGVFHAGNHGSTFGGNPLACAAALSVLATIVADDLCANAERMGARLMDGLRTRLAGLQGVVEVRGRGLMVGIELREPCTELMSAALARGLLINVTADSVIRLLPPLIIGAAEIDQIVATLGELIEAREHACANPG from the coding sequence ATGCCCACTTACAAGCGGCTCGATGTCGAGTTCACGCACGGCGAAGGCGTGTGGCTCTACGACACCGGCGCCCGCCGCTATCTGGACGCGCTCGCCGGCATCGCGGTTTGCGGCCTGGGGCACGCACACCCGGCCGTGACGCGCGCCATCCAGGCACAGGCCGCGCAACTGCTGCATACCTCGAACGTCTACGGCATCACCCGCCAACGCGAGCTGGCCGAACGGCTCGCCGCGCTGAGCGGAATGGACAATGTGTTCTTCGGCAACTCCGGCGCCGAGGCCAACGAATGCGCGATCAAGATCGCGCGCATGTACGGTCACGGTCGCGGGGTCGACAGGCCGTCGATCGTGGTGATGGAAAACTCGTTCCACGGCCGCACGCTGGCCACGCTGTCGGCGACCGGCAGCCGCAAGGTGCAGGCCGGTTTCGAGCCGCTGGTCAGCGGATTCGTGCGTGCACGCTACGGCGACCTCGACGAACTGCAGAACATCGCGCGCAACAACACCAGCATCGTCGCGGTGCTGCTCGAGCCGATCCAGGGCGAGTCGGGCGTGCGCGTCGCGCCAGCGGGTTACCTCGAGGGCGTGCGCGAGCTGTGTGACCGCAACGGCTGGCTGATGATGCTCGACGAGGTGCAGACTGGCAACGGACGCACCGGTCGCCTGTTTGCATTCCAGCACACGCCCGTGGTGCCCGACGTGCTGACCACCGCAAAAGGGCTCGGCAACGGGGTACCCATAGGCGCCTGCCTTGCGCACGGCGCTGCCGCCGGCGTATTCCACGCCGGCAACCACGGCTCCACCTTCGGCGGCAACCCGCTCGCGTGTGCGGCGGCACTCAGCGTGCTCGCTACGATCGTTGCCGATGATCTGTGCGCCAACGCCGAGCGCATGGGCGCACGCCTGATGGATGGTCTGCGCACGCGGCTCGCGGGACTGCAGGGCGTCGTCGAGGTACGCGGTCGCGGGCTGATGGTGGGGATCGAGCTGCGTGAACCCTGCACCGAGCTGATGTCGGCGGCACTGGCGCGCGGGCTGCTGATCAACGTCACCGCCGACAGCGTGATCCGCCTGCTGCCGCCGCTGATCATCGGCGCTGCGGAAATCGACCAGATCGTCGCTACACTGGGTGAACTGATCGAGGCGCGCGAGCACGCCTGCGCCAACCCGGGCTAG
- the grxD gene encoding Grx4 family monothiol glutaredoxin yields the protein MSEDIIETIKQQIASNPVILYMKGSPDQPQCGFSARASQVLMACGERFAYVDILSNPAIRANLPAYANWPTFPQLWVDGELIGGSDIIAEMHEKGELLPLVKQAVAKSA from the coding sequence ATGTCCGAGGACATCATCGAGACGATCAAGCAGCAGATCGCGAGCAACCCCGTGATCCTGTACATGAAAGGTTCTCCCGACCAGCCACAGTGCGGTTTTTCGGCGCGCGCATCGCAGGTGCTGATGGCCTGTGGCGAGCGCTTCGCCTACGTCGACATCCTGTCGAACCCGGCGATCCGCGCCAATCTGCCCGCGTATGCAAACTGGCCGACGTTCCCGCAACTGTGGGTCGACGGTGAGTTGATCGGCGGTTCGGACATCATTGCGGAGATGCACGAGAAGGGCGAACTGCTGCCGCTGGTGAAGCAGGCGGTCGCGAAGAGCGCCTGA
- the rnt gene encoding ribonuclease T: MARRFRGYLPVVLDVETGGFDARNDALLEAAITLLDMTAAGELVCARTISHAVHPFDGANIEQASLDFTGIDPYDPARGALDEGEVLRQLFAEIRLAMRAAGCKRAILVGHNAFFDHGFVFTAANRQGIKRNPFHPFSTFDTVTLAGMAYGQTVLAKACAMAGIEFSTRKAHRAGYDCEKTAELFCTIVNDWQRAMGWPPAGAGGEDD; encoded by the coding sequence ATGGCACGCCGCTTCCGCGGCTACCTGCCGGTGGTGCTCGACGTGGAAACCGGGGGCTTCGATGCGCGCAACGACGCGTTGCTGGAAGCCGCGATCACGCTGCTGGACATGACCGCGGCGGGCGAACTGGTCTGTGCACGCACGATCAGTCACGCAGTGCACCCGTTCGACGGTGCCAACATCGAACAGGCGTCACTCGATTTCACCGGCATCGACCCCTACGACCCCGCACGCGGCGCCCTGGACGAAGGCGAGGTGCTGCGCCAGCTGTTTGCCGAGATCCGCCTGGCGATGCGCGCTGCAGGCTGCAAGCGCGCGATCTTGGTCGGGCACAACGCCTTCTTCGATCACGGTTTCGTGTTCACGGCCGCCAACCGCCAGGGCATCAAGCGCAATCCGTTCCACCCGTTCAGCACCTTCGACACCGTGACGCTGGCCGGCATGGCCTACGGCCAGACCGTGCTGGCGAAGGCCTGCGCGATGGCGGGTATCGAGTTCAGCACGCGCAAGGCGCATCGTGCCGGCTACGACTGCGAAAAGACGGCCGAACTGTTCTGCACCATCGTGAACGACTGGCAGCGTGCGATGGGATGGCCGCCTGCGGGTGCTGGCGGCGAGGACGACTGA
- the pyrC gene encoding dihydroorotase, translated as MNELEILQPDDWHLHLRDGAALALTVNATARVFRRAIVMPNLKSPVTTTAAALAYRERIVAALEPGQRGFEPLMTLYLTDNTPAAEIQRARESGMVHAVKLYPAGATTNSDAGVTDLARCGAALAALQQTGMPLLVHGEVTSSEVDVFDRERVFIERVLAPLLAEYPRLRVVLEHITTAEAVAFVESGPDTLAATITAHHLLYNRNHLLAGAVRPHFFCLPVLKRDTHQRALIRAATSGSPRFFLGTDSAPHARHTKECASGCAGIFSAHAALESYASVFEAAGALDRLEAFASQHGPDFYGLERNRTRVRLAREPWAIPQALPFGDDTLVPMCAGETITWRVWRLEGGQ; from the coding sequence ATGAACGAGCTCGAGATTCTCCAGCCAGACGACTGGCACCTGCACCTGCGCGACGGCGCGGCGCTCGCCCTGACCGTGAACGCGACGGCGCGTGTGTTTCGCCGCGCGATCGTGATGCCGAACCTGAAGTCACCGGTCACGACCACGGCAGCGGCGCTGGCGTACCGCGAGCGCATCGTGGCCGCACTCGAACCCGGGCAGCGGGGCTTCGAGCCGCTGATGACGCTGTACCTGACCGACAACACCCCGGCGGCGGAAATCCAGCGCGCCCGCGAATCCGGCATGGTGCACGCGGTAAAGCTGTACCCGGCGGGTGCGACGACCAACAGCGATGCCGGCGTGACCGATCTCGCACGCTGTGGCGCCGCGCTCGCCGCGCTGCAGCAGACCGGTATGCCGCTGCTGGTACACGGCGAAGTCACGTCTTCCGAAGTCGACGTCTTCGACCGCGAGCGGGTGTTCATCGAGCGCGTGCTGGCGCCACTGCTGGCGGAGTATCCACGCCTGCGCGTCGTGCTCGAGCACATCACGACGGCCGAAGCAGTGGCCTTCGTCGAGTCGGGGCCGGACACGCTCGCGGCGACGATCACGGCGCACCACCTGCTGTACAACCGCAATCACCTGCTCGCCGGCGCGGTGCGTCCCCACTTCTTCTGCCTGCCGGTGCTGAAGCGCGACACGCACCAGCGCGCGCTGATCCGGGCTGCCACCAGCGGTTCGCCCCGCTTCTTCCTCGGCACCGACTCGGCGCCGCACGCGCGCCACACCAAGGAATGCGCCAGCGGCTGTGCCGGTATCTTCAGCGCACACGCCGCACTCGAGAGCTACGCCAGCGTGTTCGAGGCGGCCGGCGCACTCGATCGACTCGAGGCGTTCGCGAGCCAGCACGGACCCGATTTCTATGGGCTGGAGCGTAACCGGACCCGCGTGCGCCTCGCACGCGAACCGTGGGCCATACCGCAAGCGCTGCCATTCGGCGACGACACGCTGGTGCCGATGTGCGCCGGTGAAACCATCACATGGCGTGTATGGCGCCTGGAGGGTGGACAATGA
- a CDS encoding argininosuccinate synthase has translation MSTVGKVVLAYSGGLDTSVIVRWLQETYGCEVVTFTADIGQGEELEPAREKAKLLGVKEIHIEDLREEFARDFVFPMFRANAIYEGEYLLGTSIARPLIAKRLVEIAEACGADAISHGATGKGNDQVRFELGAYALMPGVRVIAPWREWNLGSRETLLAYCEQHGIPVEMKRGKKSPYSMDANLLHISYEGGGLEDPWWEPEEDMWRWSVAPEAAPAQPTYIELGFRGGDVVAVDGEPMSPASVMMHLNRVAGANGVGRLDLVENRYVGMKSRGCYETPAGTVMLKAHRAIESLTLDREVAHLKDELMPRYAKLVYNGYWWSPERHMLQAAIDESQRHVNGTVRLKLYKGSVAVVGRKSDDSLFDATIATFEDDRGAYDQKDAEGFIRLNALRMRIAARAGRKLG, from the coding sequence ATGAGCACGGTAGGCAAGGTGGTGCTGGCGTATTCCGGCGGTCTGGATACCTCGGTGATCGTGCGCTGGCTGCAGGAAACCTACGGCTGCGAGGTCGTGACCTTCACCGCCGACATCGGCCAGGGCGAGGAGCTCGAACCCGCACGCGAGAAGGCGAAGCTGCTGGGCGTGAAGGAAATCCATATCGAGGACCTGCGCGAGGAGTTTGCGCGCGACTTCGTGTTCCCGATGTTTCGCGCCAACGCGATCTACGAGGGCGAATACCTGCTTGGCACCTCGATCGCACGCCCGCTGATCGCCAAGCGGCTGGTCGAGATCGCCGAGGCCTGCGGTGCGGATGCGATCTCGCACGGCGCCACCGGCAAGGGCAACGACCAGGTGCGTTTCGAACTCGGCGCCTACGCGTTGATGCCCGGCGTGAGGGTGATTGCACCGTGGCGCGAATGGAATCTGGGTTCGCGTGAAACCCTGCTCGCGTATTGCGAGCAGCACGGCATCCCGGTCGAGATGAAGCGGGGCAAGAAGTCCCCGTACTCGATGGACGCGAACCTGCTGCACATCTCCTACGAAGGCGGCGGACTCGAGGACCCGTGGTGGGAGCCCGAGGAAGACATGTGGCGCTGGTCGGTGGCGCCGGAGGCGGCGCCGGCTCAGCCCACTTACATCGAACTCGGTTTTCGCGGCGGCGACGTGGTCGCGGTCGATGGCGAGCCGATGAGCCCTGCGAGCGTGATGATGCACCTGAACCGGGTTGCCGGCGCGAACGGCGTGGGGCGTCTGGACCTGGTCGAGAACCGCTACGTAGGCATGAAGTCGCGCGGCTGTTACGAGACTCCGGCCGGCACCGTGATGCTGAAGGCGCACCGTGCGATCGAGTCGCTGACCCTGGATCGCGAGGTCGCGCACCTGAAGGATGAACTGATGCCGCGCTACGCGAAGCTGGTCTACAACGGCTACTGGTGGTCGCCCGAGCGGCACATGTTGCAGGCGGCGATCGACGAGTCGCAGCGTCACGTCAACGGCACGGTGCGCCTCAAGCTCTACAAGGGTTCGGTGGCGGTGGTCGGGCGCAAATCCGACGACAGCCTGTTCGATGCGACGATCGCGACCTTCGAGGACGATCGCGGTGCCTACGATCAGAAGGACGCCGAAGGGTTCATTCGCCTCAATGCGCTGCGCATGCGCATCGCGGCACGTGCGGGACGCAAGCTCGGTTGA